ctaaagattgttgacagccaatggaagagttaggaggtgcaatgtaaatcctatgtcactgtagtttttcaagggattcaaaagaaaaactacatttctaatttcccccacttcctgattcaatttttctcaggttttttgcctgccatatgagttctgttatactcacagacaccattcaaacagttttagaaacttcagagtgttttttatccaaatctattaataatgtgcatattctattttctgggccagagtagtaacctgtttaaattgggtacgtttttcatccagccgtgaaaatactgccccctagccccaacaggttttaaacagcATTGACTTTACACACCATAAGGCCAGTGACCAATATGCAGAAAAACGTCCAGAATGTCCACCCCTGCCTCCCACTCCTGCATTCCACTCACAGGAGGAATTGAATGGGAGCCTGAGACACCTGAATCTGCCTGTGGGGAGTCTGCTCTATAAGTGTGTTAATGCTGAACCGACAACAATACCACAGCCAGTAGCATCCCAGCTAAAATTGGACTGAAAGGAATATTTATTTATGGCTGTATCATTTTAATGTATTTGAACTGATGTGTGTCTCTTCTGTTCAATGCTTTCTAACTCCATATAATAACTTAATATAGATTCTCTACTCTTTCCCAGCCACATGGAGAGCATGTCAATTACAACTGCCGGAAATGCTTGTTCTTCTACTATGAATTTGTGAAACTTGACCCAACCCTGTCGACTGCTTTGGAACAGATCCCAAAGGAGCAGAATGCCTCACACTTGTGTCATGACTCAATGAAGCTTTAAGTTACTGCAAGCTCAGCCAAGAAGGTCCCTGTCAGGGAATCCACCAACCCTGATAAGTTTCTCCAGGAGCATCTGTATCCCAGGTTCTGAGGGAAAGCAGCCACACCCTACGGGAAAGATAATGAGCTGATGGCATCCCAGCCCAGTGGTGTAAAGATAAGATGGAGTGAAGTTGCAGAGGGGATGGAGGACGGAGGGATGTGGAGTGGAAAGAGGGATCCTTGGAGACAAGAAGCAGTGACAGAAAGGAAAAGATGAGTCGTTCCACAAAGAGtttcctttgatattttaaggtgaaattgtgcaccaatattgaattttaaaagcctgttatattaaatgaagtgccctttcaTATAAACCACATGGAAAATTCAATAAATCTGATTTTTTATCTGAATACAAACGTGCTAAACTGCCAAAATGCAGCACTTTGACATGTCCCTCTGAGTTTTTAACACACTTAATCCACAAATGTCTCTAAGTTTCAACATCGATGTAAAACCTTAGTTATTGTGTTGCTTCGACAaagaactgactaggtatccccctttcccttaattatttatgtgattagtgattaattTATGTCTGTCCCCCATTTTAAGGTCAACTCAGTGACCTGCCCCTGCTCCCCCTCCTTGGTGCTAGAAGGTGCCAGGCTCTCCAGCATTAgtcactcctgccaccatcattacacacacctgcctttCCACTGTCACGtgcatcagcgattattggactcatctggactcaatcacctctgtcattacctcccctatatctgtctggttcCCCGCTCTATTCCCTGCTGCAGCATTAATTGTCGTATGCCCTTGTTTACCCGTGTGCTGATGCTGTTTTGTTACCTGGCTGTTCCTTATTAAATgtcaactccccgtacctgcttctcatctccagcgtcggtccttacagTGAGCTGAACTCTtgttttaaaggtagactcagcgatatgatgtAGATACAGAAAGTAAACAGCTTAGTGGGTCAATTCTcacaacaactaagagcgttgaagcgcAAATCTCAACCTCTCCGCTCTTTTGATGGCCTAGCTACCACGCTGTACACAGTGTGAAGTGTACccgtgcacatgcgcagatactgtgtgaGGGTGAAGTGTTacatctcgctcatctcaatatctctGGTGCTGCTCATGGCAACATAATttttgctgagtctacctttaattaATATGgggaaactattcctttttaaatagttttttcaaaagaaacattaaACATCGAATAGTAAAATCATATTGCAAAAgcaagtgagctggttctactcttctTGGAAATGttgtggtgttttgtggtggaaagcTGAGCAGATTAAGAATAATGTAGATAGGATATAAATGTTTTTACAAGAAATACAACATTTTGAAGTTTGCATTCAATTCCTACTCCCttttgcacacaacaagcttccattccccacTGTCACGAGGGGATTCATGGCTTATTTAAGAAGAAATCATCAACCCTGTAACTTTATTTGGCACATATTTGGCATTTGTTATAGTCatttctttatttaacctcttgagatgggaaaacacgTTGTTTTATGAAGGCGAATATGTGCTATTTATGACAAAATCTAAGAAATGTTTTACCAAGTTACACTTTTCAATAGGCACCGAATTGATGGAACAACCTAGATGctagccggagagagagagagaagcattcaAGTATTTCAGACTAGAACGCTGGCCTCTATTTTACCTTAGGATGCAGGAATGCAAGGCCAATGTTTAGAGAGTTTGAAGCTGCCATTATTTCATGGTTTAAACTGTTCTCTAGTATTAACATTAGATGTTGGACTCAGTACCCTTTCAGCATTAATAACAACTGTATAGGTCTGGCCTTCACTTAGTCTTTCAGCATTAAACTATGACCTTGTAAgattcaactcaatattaggaaggtgttcttaatgttttgtacactcagtgtagcgcGGCGTCATGCTACAGTGTTTCACATTCTGCATCAGTGATCAGAATAGAGGCTGCAGTTCTGTCAACGTCCAGCAGAGGAGGACAAAGTACCACCAATAATGACTCAGGATATACCTGCTTCACAGCAGGCACAGTTTGGCGCTTGTCAGACCACTGGTTTCAGTCCCACCCAAAGACCAGCTGATAGTTTCATATCTACTATCTCTAGTTATCAGAATCATTCACCAGGGACGTGTTCTAGCTCTGACACTGAGTTACAGGCAGTGATGTGTTGTTCCCTTTCTCCCCCAGTACACACctgcttcccctcctcctcccctcctcctctccttattTATAGCTTCATGTAAATTAAGAGGTTCTTCTATCTCCTCTCAGAGCTGTGTGGGGAGAGAGGACTGAAACTGAGAATATGTCCCTAATTGCACTCTAtgccctttacagtgcactacttttgacaaaggctcattgggctctggtcaacagtagtgcactataaacggAGTAGGGAGACATTTGGGACTCATATTGAGTACCTCATCATTATGTTGGTCCTGTGAAGAACTAGTATAGGATATTAAACTCCAGTTATGGTTTGATGGAGGTAGGAGATTAGATACCACATCATTATGTTGGTCCTGTGTAGAACTAGTATCGGATAGTAAACTCTAGTTACGGTTTGATGGAGGTAGAATATGATTCAGTGATGAAGACAGGATCTCATGTAGAGCAAAGAGAGTAGCTGGTGATTGGTTAACTGTAGAGGTCCCTCCCTCtagtcctccctgtctgtctccttataGGTGAGTcctgcagcctctcctctcctcacactccaacactgctCATCTCTCAACTGGACAGTAAGGGCAATTCAcaccacacactgacaacatGCTGGGGACACTCTGCACTCTCATCACTGCTATAACATGTAAGGAATTTACTGTTTGTTCAATCTGAATCTAAAAACAATGCCTTGAAGTTTTACATTCATGTAATGATAAATTGTCTTAATAAATTGTGTGTTTAATTCCCACAGATGTCAGTTGCCAGAAAGCAGTGATACAGACACCTTCAGTACTGACTGTCAGTACAAAGGGAACTGTCACTTTTCACTGTGACATCACCAAAGATGAAGGCAATTATGTAATCTGGTATAAACAGGTTCCAGGAGGAGGTCCTCAGTATGTGTTAAAGTTTTACCGTACTCATCCCTCTCCTGATCAATATGGATCTGGTTTCTCCTCTGATCGTTTCACATCTAAAGCCACGTCTGATAAGGATTATCAGTTTATAATCAGTAATGTGGAGGAGACAGACTCAGCAGTATATTACTGTAAGACCTGGGACAGCTCTGTTAAAGAATACGTATCACAGTGATATACACCATGACAAAAACCTCCTCAACAAACACACTCACTTCTGCTTTCAGATGTTCTGAATATAGACACTAACTGAATGTCAAGTCATCCTGAACCAGTGTGTCTGCAGTATGAGAACATGACATGCTTGTGTTTTACACAAAACCTTTCACACATTTAGTAGAATGTTGTCATTAATAATTACACCTAGTTGTcacaaaccatgacagataaagTGATATTCCAGATGGTTCCGTCCTAACAGAAGACTCCATGTATCAGATAACCTCCATGATAGTCAGTCCCCTGGTTTACAGTAGAGACATATTACATCAACAGTCATTTAGTGATATACTGTTAGTTCAGAACCCCACCATCCAGATAATATTATTAGAATATACATATGATGACATGCTGATTTTAGGGAAACTTACCAAAATAACTCACATGAAACTAAATACTTCTCTTTTCAGTGTAACCAAAATGATCTCAAATGGTTTTTGTTCgtccaatataaaatatatagatatttttgatAGTTTAATAGTTCGTCATTTAAATTCATCAGAAGTCCATCTTCTCAGAAGCTGATAGGCTGAGATATAGAGGCCCCTCCCTCTGGTCCTCCCTGGCTTGGTGATAGGTTAACTGTAGAGGCCCCTCCCTCtggtcctccctgtctgtctccttataGGTGGGTcctgcagcctctcctctcctcacactcCAACCCTGCTCATCTCTCAGCTGGACAGTAAGGGCCATTCAcaccacacactgacaacatGCTGGGGACACTCTGCACTCTCATCACTGCTCTAACATGTAAGGAGTCTGACTTCCTGGAGGTTTAACTTCCTGGTTTATTAATAATGAGTCTGTATGTTTCTCTTTATTACATGTCATCTTCTTATTTCCCAGGTGTCAGTGGTGTGACTGTGGTGACACAGAAGCCTCCTGTTGTGACAGTGAGGAAAGGAGAGACGGCCACTATGGACTGTAACCTGGGGACTGTTGATAATAGTGCTCATTGGTATAAACAGGTTCCAGGAGGAGTTCCTCAGTATGTTTTACAGTGGTACTACTATAATTGGACCTCTGTAATATATGGTTCTGGTTTCTCCTCTCCTAAATTCACATCTAATCATCAGTCTATATCAGATTATAGTTTGATTATTAATAATACGGAGGAGGAAGACTCAGCAGTGTATTACTGTAAGACAAATGACTACTCTGTTAACGAGTGGGCTTCACAGTGATATACACTATGACAAAAACCTCCTCACCAAATACGCTCACTTCTACAGAGGGGCAGAGGGGGGAACTCTAAGAAACAGCAGTTGATCAGTGATTATTATAACAATATATACATGTCACAATGGAAGAACCATCCATCCCTACATGTCAACAAGATTATAAGACAATTGT
Above is a window of Salmo salar chromosome ssa03, Ssal_v3.1, whole genome shotgun sequence DNA encoding:
- the LOC106565765 gene encoding immunoglobulin lambda-1 light chain; protein product: MLGTLCTLITALTCVSGVTVVTQKPPVVTVRKGETATMDCNLGTVDNSAHWYKQVPGGVPQYVLQWYYYNWTSVIYGSGFSSPKFTSNHQSISDYSLIINNTEEEDSAVYYCKTNDYSVNEWVFGPGSKLIVTDGDLATPAVTLFPPSTEDLKSSRATLVCLASNLSQRSKGLADVSWMSSGESVTEDVSTSPAEQQPDKTFKISSYLTIQTAEWDKDVVFTCKVSLG